From the Helicobacter pylori genome, one window contains:
- the csd3 gene encoding peptidoglycan DD-metalloendopeptidase Csd3, with the protein MVFFHKKIILNFTYSLMVAFLFHLSYGVFLKADGMAKKQTLLVGERLVWDKLTLLGFLEKNRIPQKLYYNLSSQDKELSAEIQSNVTYYTLRDENNTLIQALIPISQDLQIHIYKKGEDYFLDFIPIVFTRKERTLLLSLQTSPYQDIVKATNDPLLANQLMNAYKKSVPFKRLVKNDKIAIVYTRDYRVGQAFGQPTIKMAMVSSRLHQYYLFSHSNGRYYDLKAQEVAGFLLETPVKYTRISSPFSYGRFHPVLKVRRPHYGVDYAAKHGSLIHSASDGRVGFIGVKAGYGKVVEIHLNELRLVYAHMSSFAKGLKKGSFVKKGQIIGRVGSTGLSTGPHLHFGVYKNSRPINPLGYIRTAKSKLHGKQREVFLEKAQRSKQKLEELFKTHSFEKNSFYLLEGF; encoded by the coding sequence ATGGTATTTTTTCATAAGAAAATTATTTTAAATTTTACCTATTCTTTAATGGTTGCTTTTTTATTCCATTTATCCTATGGGGTGTTTTTAAAAGCCGATGGAATGGCTAAAAAGCAAACTCTTTTAGTGGGTGAAAGGCTTGTGTGGGATAAGCTCACGCTGTTAGGGTTTTTAGAAAAAAATCGTATCCCTCAAAAACTCTACTACAATTTGAGCTCTCAAGATAAAGAATTGAGCGCTGAAATCCAAAGCAATGTTACCTACTACACTTTAAGAGATGAAAACAACACGCTCATTCAAGCCCTTATCCCTATAAGCCAGGATTTGCAAATCCATATTTACAAAAAAGGGGAGGATTATTTTTTAGACTTTATCCCCATTGTTTTCACTCGTAAAGAAAGAACTCTCCTTCTTTCCTTACAAACTTCGCCCTATCAAGATATTGTCAAAGCCACCAATGACCCCCTTTTAGCCAACCAATTGATGAACGCATATAAAAAAAGCGTGCCTTTTAAACGCCTAGTGAAAAACGATAAAATCGCTATCGTTTATACAAGGGATTATCGTGTGGGGCAAGCGTTTGGCCAGCCGACCATTAAAATGGCGATGGTTAGCTCTCGTTTGCACCAATACTATCTCTTTTCCCATTCAAACGGGCGTTATTACGACTTAAAGGCGCAAGAAGTGGCAGGGTTTTTATTAGAAACCCCGGTGAAATACACCCGCATTTCTTCGCCTTTTTCGTATGGGAGGTTCCATCCTGTCTTAAAAGTCAGACGGCCTCATTACGGCGTGGATTATGCGGCTAAACATGGCAGTTTGATCCATTCTGCTTCAGATGGCCGTGTGGGTTTTATAGGGGTTAAGGCGGGTTATGGGAAGGTGGTTGAAATCCATTTGAATGAATTGCGCTTGGTGTATGCTCACATGAGTTCTTTTGCTAAGGGGTTGAAAAAAGGATCGTTCGTTAAAAAAGGGCAAATCATAGGCAGAGTGGGAAGCACGGGTTTAAGCACCGGGCCGCATTTGCATTTTGGCGTGTATAAAAACTCCCGCCCTATCAATCCTTTAGGCTATATCCGCACCGCTAAAAGCAAGCTGCATGGCAAACAAAGAGAGGTTTTTTTAGAAAAAGCTCAGCGTTCTAAGCAAAAATTAGAAGAACTTTTTAAAACCCATTCTTTTGAAAAAAATTCATTTTATCTTTTAGAGGGTTTTTAA
- a CDS encoding NUDIX hydrolase gives MSYFKNIFNQKSLIDDSSVYLEPCSSSNFIELKRMHYNEENTKKTWDIIKSLDSVAVLLYEKESDCFVIVKQFRPAIYARNFYFKRDQDQNIDGYTYELCAGLVDKANKSLEEIACEEALEECGYQISPKNLETIGQFYSATGLSGSLQTLYYAEAHEGLKVSKGGGIDTEKIEVLFLERSKALDFIRDFQYAKTTGLSLAILWHLKKFKNV, from the coding sequence ATGTCTTATTTTAAGAATATTTTCAATCAAAAATCTTTAATAGATGATTCTAGTGTGTATTTAGAGCCTTGTTCTAGCTCTAATTTCATAGAATTAAAACGCATGCATTATAATGAAGAGAATACTAAGAAAACATGGGATATTATTAAGTCTTTAGACAGCGTGGCGGTTTTACTCTATGAAAAAGAATCCGATTGCTTTGTGATTGTGAAACAATTCCGCCCAGCCATTTATGCTCGTAATTTTTATTTTAAGCGCGATCAGGATCAAAATATTGACGGATACACTTATGAATTGTGCGCGGGACTTGTGGATAAGGCTAATAAGAGTTTAGAAGAAATCGCTTGCGAAGAAGCGTTAGAAGAATGCGGTTATCAAATTAGCCCTAAAAACTTAGAAACCATAGGCCAATTTTATAGTGCGACTGGGTTGAGCGGGAGTTTGCAAACGCTCTATTACGCTGAAGCGCATGAGGGTTTGAAAGTTTCAAAGGGTGGGGGGATTGATACCGAAAAGATTGAAGTGCTGTTTTTAGAGCGATCAAAAGCTCTTGATTTTATAAGGGATTTTCAATACGCTAAAACCACCGGATTGTCTTTAGCCATTTTGTGGCATTTAAAAAAGTTTAAAAATGTTTAA
- a CDS encoding plasminogen-binding N-terminal domain-containing protein, with product MLRLLIGLLLMSFISLQSASWQEPLRVSIEFVDLPKKIIRFPAHDLQVGEFGFVVTKLSDYEIVNSEVVIIAIENGVATAKFRAFESMKQSHLPTPRMVARKGDLVYFRQFNNQAFLIAPNDEIYEQIRATNTDINFISSDLLVTFLNGFDPKIANLRKACNVYSVGVIYIVTTNTLNILSCESFEILEKRELDTSGVTKTSTPFFSRVEGIDAGTLGKLFSGSQSKNYFAYYDALVKKEKRKEVRIEKKEERIDARENKREIKQEAIKEPKKANQGAENAPTLEEKNYQKAERKLDTKEERRRSRDERKKTKATKKAMEFEEREKEHDERDEKETEERRKALEMDKDNEKVNAKENEQEINQESANEPSSENNATPKDTENTSVLKESAAKKEASKPSSKEEKRRLKEEKKKAKAEQRAREFEQRAREHQERDEKELEERRKALEMNKK from the coding sequence ATGTTAAGGCTTTTGATAGGACTTCTTTTAATGAGTTTTATAAGCTTGCAATCAGCCTCTTGGCAAGAACCCTTAAGAGTGAGTATAGAATTTGTGGATTTGCCTAAAAAAATCATTCGTTTTCCTGCTCATGATTTGCAAGTGGGGGAGTTTGGTTTTGTCGTTACTAAACTTTCAGATTATGAAATCGTTAATTCTGAAGTGGTCATTATTGCCATTGAAAATGGTGTCGCAACGGCTAAATTCAGAGCGTTTGAGTCCATGAAACAAAGCCATTTACCCACTCCAAGAATGGTCGCTAGAAAGGGGGATTTAGTCTATTTTAGGCAATTCAACAACCAAGCGTTTTTAATCGCTCCTAATGATGAAATCTATGAGCAAATCAGAGCGACTAATACCGATATTAATTTTATTAGTTCTGATTTGTTGGTGACTTTTTTGAACGGGTTTGACCCAAAAATCGCTAATTTAAGAAAAGCGTGCAATGTTTATAGCGTGGGGGTGATTTATATTGTAACCACGAACACGCTCAATATTTTAAGCTGTGAGAGTTTTGAAATTTTAGAAAAAAGAGAGCTGGATACAAGCGGTGTTACTAAAACTTCTACGCCGTTTTTTTCTAGGGTTGAGGGCATTGATGCAGGCACGCTAGGGAAACTTTTTTCAGGCAGTCAATCTAAAAATTACTTCGCTTACTATGACGCTTTAGTGAAAAAAGAAAAACGCAAAGAAGTGAGGATTGAAAAGAAAGAAGAAAGGATTGATGCTAGAGAAAATAAACGAGAAATCAAGCAAGAAGCCATTAAAGAGCCTAAAAAAGCCAATCAAGGCGCAGAAAACGCTCCCACTTTAGAAGAGAAAAACTACCAAAAAGCAGAGCGAAAACTTGACACTAAAGAAGAAAGGCGTCGTTCAAGAGATGAAAGGAAAAAAACTAAAGCCACCAAAAAGGCTATGGAATTTGAAGAAAGAGAAAAAGAGCATGATGAAAGAGACGAAAAAGAGACTGAAGAAAGAAGAAAAGCTTTAGAAATGGATAAAGACAATGAAAAAGTCAATGCCAAAGAAAACGAGCAAGAAATCAATCAAGAATCCGCTAATGAGCCAAGTAGTGAAAACAACGCCACTCCAAAAGACACAGAAAACACTTCTGTCTTAAAAGAGAGTGCCGCTAAAAAAGAAGCGTCAAAACCAAGCTCTAAAGAAGAAAAACGCCGCTTGAAAGAAGAAAAGAAAAAAGCCAAAGCCGAACAAAGAGCGAGGGAATTTGAACAAAGAGCGAGGGAACATCAAGAAAGAGATGAAAAAGAGCTTGAAGAAAGAAGAAAAGCTTTAGAAATGAATAAGAAGTAA
- the glcD gene encoding glycolate oxidase subunit GlcD: MLEKQHIQYFKNLVGGEDFFTDLAHLNAYCYDATKERHLPSGVIFPKNEREISQILKYCNEHRIIVVPRGAGSGFTGGALSVSGGLVLSVEKHLDKILEIDTKNLIARVEPGVINKHFQNEVEKLDLFYPPDPASESQSTLGGNVAENAGGMRAAKYGITKDYVMALRVVLANGEIIRAGKKTIKDVAGFNIAGLMIASEGCLGVISEITLKLLAKPPLKQSAMGVFNHIEDAMNAVYKTMSSGVTPVAMEFLDNLSIKAVEERFSKGLPKDAGAILITQVDGVVKEQIAWQLNEIEKHFKANGCVGFKIAQNEQEEQDLWFSRRNASQSISVYGKKKLNEDVTVPRASLPSLLQEVAKISQKYGFKIPCFGHTGDGNVHVNIMLEDPKRDLEKGHKAMEEIFQAAISLEGTLSGEHGIGLSKAKFMPLAFNHSEMELFRNIKKALDPNNILNPFKMGL, from the coding sequence ATGTTAGAGAAGCAACACATCCAATACTTTAAAAACCTGGTAGGGGGAGAGGATTTTTTCACCGATTTAGCGCATTTGAACGCTTATTGCTATGACGCTACTAAAGAAAGGCATTTGCCTAGCGGCGTGATTTTCCCTAAAAACGAGCGAGAAATCAGCCAGATTTTAAAATACTGCAACGAGCATCGCATCATCGTTGTGCCTAGGGGGGCTGGGAGCGGTTTTACAGGGGGGGCGTTGAGCGTGAGCGGAGGGCTAGTTTTAAGCGTAGAAAAGCATTTGGATAAGATTTTAGAGATTGACACTAAAAATTTGATCGCTAGAGTAGAGCCGGGCGTGATTAACAAGCATTTCCAAAACGAAGTGGAAAAATTGGATTTATTCTACCCCCCAGATCCAGCGAGTGAGAGTCAAAGCACTTTAGGGGGGAATGTCGCCGAAAATGCCGGCGGCATGCGCGCGGCTAAATACGGCATCACTAAAGATTATGTCATGGCTTTAAGGGTGGTTTTAGCGAATGGCGAAATCATAAGGGCAGGCAAAAAGACGATCAAAGATGTCGCTGGCTTTAATATCGCAGGGCTGATGATTGCTAGTGAGGGGTGTTTGGGCGTGATTTCTGAAATCACTTTAAAGCTTTTAGCCAAACCACCCCTAAAACAAAGCGCGATGGGGGTTTTTAACCATATTGAAGACGCCATGAACGCCGTTTATAAGACGATGAGTAGCGGCGTTACGCCTGTGGCGATGGAATTTTTGGATAATTTGAGCATTAAAGCGGTTGAAGAACGATTTTCTAAAGGCTTACCCAAAGACGCTGGAGCGATACTCATCACTCAAGTGGATGGCGTGGTGAAAGAGCAGATCGCATGGCAACTCAATGAGATAGAAAAGCATTTTAAAGCCAATGGTTGCGTGGGTTTTAAGATCGCTCAAAACGAACAAGAAGAGCAGGATTTATGGTTTTCAAGGCGTAACGCTTCTCAAAGTATTAGCGTTTATGGTAAAAAGAAATTGAATGAAGACGTGACCGTTCCTAGGGCGAGCTTGCCGAGTTTGTTGCAAGAAGTCGCCAAAATCAGCCAGAAATACGGCTTTAAAATCCCTTGCTTTGGGCATACGGGCGATGGCAATGTGCATGTGAATATCATGCTAGAAGATCCTAAAAGGGATTTAGAAAAAGGCCATAAGGCTATGGAAGAGATTTTTCAGGCCGCTATTAGTTTGGAGGGGACTTTAAGTGGGGAGCATGGCATAGGCTTGTCTAAAGCCAAATTCATGCCTTTAGCGTTTAATCATAGTGAAATGGAGCTTTTTAGGAACATTAAAAAAGCCCTTGATCCCAATAATATTTTAAACCCTTTTAAAATGGGGCTATAA
- the dapB gene encoding 4-hydroxy-tetrahydrodipicolinate reductase produces the protein MKVGVYGASGRIGKLLLEELKGGYKGLELSSVFVRQKCETDFSSFSHTPLVTNDLKAFVKACECVVDFSLPKGVDHLLDALLECPRILVSGTTGLEKETLEKMQKLALKAPLLHAHNMSIGIMMLNQLAFLASLKLKDADIEIVETHHNLKKDAPSGTALSLYETCAKARGYDKKNALITHREGLRSKESIGIAALRGGDVAGKHTIGFYLEGEYIELSHTATNRSIFAKGALEVALWLKDKAAKKYEISEMFG, from the coding sequence ATGAAAGTCGGTGTTTATGGGGCGAGCGGTCGTATAGGGAAATTACTTTTAGAAGAATTAAAAGGGGGGTATAAGGGATTAGAGTTGTCTAGCGTGTTTGTCAGGCAAAAATGCGAAACCGATTTTAGCTCTTTTTCACACACCCCTTTAGTAACCAATGATTTAAAAGCGTTTGTGAAAGCTTGCGAATGCGTGGTTGATTTTTCTTTACCTAAAGGCGTGGATCATTTGCTAGACGCTCTTTTAGAATGCCCTAGAATTTTAGTTTCTGGCACGACCGGTTTAGAAAAAGAAACGCTAGAAAAAATGCAAAAATTAGCCTTAAAAGCGCCGCTTTTGCATGCGCACAACATGTCTATAGGGATTATGATGCTCAACCAATTAGCCTTTTTAGCTTCTTTGAAATTAAAAGATGCGGATATTGAAATTGTAGAAACGCACCACAATCTTAAAAAAGACGCTCCGAGCGGCACGGCATTGAGTTTGTATGAAACTTGCGCTAAGGCTAGGGGGTATGATAAAAAAAACGCCCTCATCACTCACAGAGAAGGTTTGCGCTCTAAAGAAAGCATTGGTATAGCCGCTTTAAGGGGGGGCGATGTCGCCGGGAAGCACACGATAGGGTTTTATTTAGAGGGCGAATACATAGAGCTTAGCCATACGGCGACTAACCGATCTATTTTTGCTAAAGGGGCTTTAGAAGTGGCTCTGTGGCTTAAGGATAAAGCCGCTAAAAAATATGAAATCAGCGAAATGTTTGGTTGA
- the glnA gene encoding type I glutamate--ammonia ligase, translated as MMVRTQNSESKIKEFFEFCKENEVEFVDFRFSDIKGTWNHIAYSFGALTHGMFKEGIPFDASCFKGWQGIEHSDMILTPDLVRYFIDPFSADVSVVVFCDVYDVYKNQPYEKCPRSIAKKALQHLKDSGLGDVAYFGAENEFFIFDSIKIKDASNSQYYEVDSEEGEWNRDKSFENGVNFGHRPGKQGGYMPVPPTDTMMDIRTEIVKVLNQVGLETFVVHHEVAQAQGEVGVKFGDLVESADNVQKLKYVVKMVAHLNGKTATFMPKPLYGDNGSGMHTHVSVWKNNENLFSGETYKGLSELALHFLGGVLRHARGLAAFTNASTNSYKRLIPGYEAPSILTYSANNRSASVRIPYGISKNSARFEFRFPDSSSNPYLAFAAILMAGMDGVKNKIDPGEAMDINLFKLTLDEIREKGIKQMPHTLRRSLEEMLADKQYLKEGQVFSEEFIQAYQSLKFNAEVFPWESKPHPFEFITTYSC; from the coding sequence ATGATGGTAAGAACTCAAAATAGTGAAAGCAAGATCAAAGAGTTTTTTGAATTTTGCAAAGAAAATGAAGTGGAATTTGTGGATTTTAGATTCAGCGATATTAAAGGCACTTGGAATCACATCGCTTATTCTTTTGGGGCTTTAACGCATGGCATGTTTAAAGAGGGGATTCCTTTTGATGCGAGTTGTTTTAAGGGCTGGCAAGGCATTGAACACTCCGATATGATTTTAACCCCCGATTTGGTGCGTTATTTCATTGATCCTTTTAGCGCGGATGTGAGCGTGGTCGTGTTTTGCGATGTGTATGATGTGTATAAAAACCAGCCTTATGAAAAATGCCCTAGAAGTATCGCTAAAAAAGCCTTACAGCATTTAAAAGATTCAGGTTTGGGCGATGTGGCTTATTTTGGCGCGGAGAATGAATTTTTTATTTTTGATTCCATTAAAATTAAAGACGCTTCCAATTCCCAATACTACGAAGTGGATAGCGAAGAGGGCGAATGGAATCGGGATAAGAGCTTTGAAAATGGCGTGAATTTTGGGCATAGACCGGGCAAGCAAGGGGGCTATATGCCTGTGCCACCAACGGATACGATGATGGATATTCGCACAGAAATTGTGAAAGTCTTAAACCAAGTGGGGTTAGAAACTTTTGTCGTCCATCATGAAGTCGCGCAAGCGCAAGGCGAAGTGGGCGTGAAATTTGGGGATTTAGTGGAATCCGCTGACAATGTCCAAAAACTCAAATATGTGGTTAAAATGGTCGCTCATTTAAACGGGAAAACCGCCACTTTCATGCCAAAACCTTTATACGGGGATAACGGGAGCGGGATGCACACCCATGTGAGCGTTTGGAAAAATAACGAAAACCTTTTTAGTGGCGAAACTTACAAGGGCTTGAGTGAGTTGGCGTTGCATTTTTTAGGGGGCGTGTTGCGCCACGCTAGAGGGTTAGCCGCTTTCACTAACGCTTCCACTAATTCTTACAAACGCCTAATTCCTGGCTATGAAGCCCCATCTATTTTGACTTATTCGGCTAACAACAGGAGTGCGAGCGTGCGCATCCCTTATGGGATTTCTAAAAATAGTGCTAGGTTTGAATTCAGATTCCCGGACAGCTCATCAAACCCCTACTTGGCTTTTGCAGCGATTTTAATGGCAGGCATGGATGGCGTTAAAAATAAGATCGATCCCGGCGAAGCGATGGACATTAACCTTTTCAAATTGACTTTAGATGAAATCAGAGAAAAAGGCATCAAACAAATGCCTCACACTTTAAGGAGATCGTTAGAAGAAATGCTAGCCGATAAGCAGTATTTAAAAGAGGGTCAGGTCTTTAGCGAAGAATTTATTCAAGCTTATCAGTCTCTTAAATTCAACGCTGAAGTGTTCCCATGGGAGAGTAAACCCCATCCTTTTGAATTTATCACCACTTATTCATGCTAA
- a CDS encoding DUF262 and DUF1524 domain-containing protein — protein MKANAIKLLDFIGKSQEKQFVIPIYQRVYSWEKEQCKQLWDDIVKTGGNDQIEGHFIGSIVFVHDGIYTTNYNELLIIDGQQRLTTITLLFIALRVHLNDEDELLEKFSCQKIQNRYLINSDEKGDKKFKLILSEPDRETLLSLIDKDRRKPSEPSSKIMENFKLFEEWIRKNTDKLETIFKGLDKLMVVEISLERGKDNPQLIFESMNSTGKDLTQTDLIRNYILMGLEPEKQEIFYKKYWRAMEEDFKQNETLFNQFVRHYLTIKTRETPNINKVYEAFKRYQQERGIETEALLQDLQKYCGYFCQIVFKKEADKDLNKALGFLVDLEMDVIYPLLLELYSDYSDGVLSKADFIPIIYLIESYICRRAVCGLGTNSLNKVFPSFTKRIQKDEYFKSLKVHFVYLTEKQRFPNNDEFKKLFITIDFYNFQKREYFFERLENFDTKEPVDTQECTIEHIMPQTLTEEWKRDLGGNFQAIHDKYLHTIGNLTKTGYNKEYSNNSFQKKRDMEKGFKQSPLKLNQSLKDLESFGEKEIEKRANDLADLALKIWTYPKLDAETLEKYKPKKEKKVYDLSFYKFGSHSRELFDILRKEIKALDERITEKFNQDYISYVFDKNFVDIVAQTKDLKLYLNMPFNELQDEKNLARDMTNKGHLGNGDIEVKLETKENIPYCLGLIKQALEKQMGGRNRQ, from the coding sequence ATGAAAGCAAACGCTATAAAACTGCTAGACTTTATCGGTAAGAGTCAAGAAAAACAATTTGTCATTCCCATCTATCAGAGGGTATATAGCTGGGAAAAGGAACAATGCAAGCAGTTGTGGGATGATATTGTCAAAACGGGTGGAAACGATCAAATAGAAGGGCATTTTATTGGCTCTATTGTGTTTGTGCATGATGGCATATACACCACTAATTACAACGAGCTTCTCATAATTGATGGCCAACAAAGGCTCACCACCATCACGCTTTTATTCATCGCTTTGAGGGTTCATTTAAACGATGAAGATGAATTGTTAGAAAAATTTTCGTGCCAAAAAATCCAGAATCGCTACCTCATCAACAGCGATGAGAAAGGCGATAAAAAATTCAAACTCATCCTCTCAGAGCCTGATAGAGAAACCTTGCTATCTTTGATTGATAAAGACAGAAGAAAACCGAGTGAGCCTTCATCAAAAATAATGGAAAATTTTAAATTGTTTGAAGAATGGATCCGTAAAAACACCGACAAACTAGAAACGATTTTTAAAGGATTAGACAAACTCATGGTGGTTGAAATCTCTTTAGAGAGAGGTAAGGACAACCCCCAGCTCATCTTTGAGAGCATGAACTCAACGGGCAAGGATCTCACGCAAACGGATTTGATCAGAAACTACATTTTAATGGGATTAGAGCCCGAAAAACAAGAGATTTTTTATAAGAAGTATTGGAGGGCTATGGAGGAAGATTTTAAACAAAATGAAACATTGTTTAATCAATTTGTCCGGCATTACCTCACGATCAAAACAAGAGAAACCCCCAATATCAATAAAGTTTATGAAGCTTTCAAGCGTTACCAGCAAGAAAGGGGGATAGAGACAGAGGCATTGCTCCAAGATTTGCAAAAATATTGCGGGTATTTTTGCCAAATCGTATTCAAAAAAGAAGCCGATAAAGATTTAAACAAGGCTTTAGGTTTTTTGGTGGATTTAGAGATGGATGTGATCTATCCGCTACTACTAGAGCTTTATAGCGATTATAGCGATGGGGTTTTATCCAAGGCTGATTTTATCCCTATTATCTATTTAATAGAGAGCTATATTTGCAGAAGGGCGGTGTGCGGGCTTGGCACAAATAGTCTCAATAAAGTCTTTCCCTCTTTTACAAAGCGCATCCAAAAAGATGAGTATTTTAAAAGCCTAAAGGTGCATTTTGTCTATCTGACAGAAAAACAAAGATTTCCAAACAATGACGAGTTTAAAAAGCTTTTTATTACGATAGATTTTTATAATTTTCAAAAAAGGGAATACTTTTTTGAAAGGCTAGAAAATTTTGACACAAAAGAGCCGGTCGATACTCAAGAATGCACTATTGAGCACATCATGCCTCAAACACTCACAGAAGAATGGAAAAGGGATTTGGGTGGAAATTTTCAAGCAATACACGATAAATACCTCCACACAATAGGCAATCTCACTAAAACCGGTTATAACAAGGAGTATAGTAACAATTCTTTCCAAAAAAAAAGAGATATGGAGAAGGGCTTCAAACAAAGCCCATTGAAACTCAATCAAAGTTTAAAAGATTTAGAATCTTTTGGCGAAAAAGAGATTGAAAAAAGAGCTAATGATTTAGCGGATTTGGCTTTAAAGATTTGGACTTACCCCAAGCTAGATGCAGAAACATTAGAGAAGTATAAACCCAAGAAAGAAAAAAAGGTTTATGATTTAAGCTTTTATAAGTTTGGTTCTCATTCAAGGGAGTTATTTGATATTTTAAGAAAAGAGATTAAAGCTCTTGATGAAAGGATAACCGAAAAATTTAATCAAGATTATATCTCTTATGTGTTTGACAAAAATTTTGTGGATATTGTTGCGCAAACAAAAGACTTAAAATTGTATTTGAATATGCCATTTAATGAACTGCAAGACGAAAAAAATTTGGCAAGGGACATGACTAATAAAGGTCATTTGGGGAATGGGGACATAGAAGTCAAACTAGAAACAAAAGAAAATATCCCTTATTGTTTGGGGTTGATCAAACAGGCTTTAGAAAAACAGATGGGTGGTAGGAACAGGCAATAA
- the rplI gene encoding 50S ribosomal protein L9: MKVLLLEDVKNLGKAGEVCEVKDGYGNNFLIANKKAKLATNEVINKYKAEAKKKAEKEALEKVQKLQMVETLQTITLTIHKKVGANGSLFGAITKEEITERLKEQHASLNLDKKDIELKHPIKSTGIYEIEVKLGSGIVGVFKIDVVAE; this comes from the coding sequence ATGAAAGTTCTGTTATTAGAAGATGTGAAAAATTTAGGCAAAGCGGGTGAAGTGTGCGAAGTTAAAGATGGTTATGGGAATAACTTTCTAATCGCTAATAAAAAAGCCAAACTCGCCACTAACGAAGTGATCAATAAATACAAAGCCGAAGCTAAAAAGAAAGCGGAAAAAGAAGCCCTAGAAAAAGTGCAAAAATTGCAAATGGTAGAAACCTTACAAACCATCACGCTGACTATCCATAAAAAAGTCGGCGCGAACGGCTCTTTATTTGGAGCGATCACTAAAGAAGAGATCACGGAGCGTTTGAAAGAACAGCATGCGAGTTTAAATTTAGATAAAAAAGACATTGAGCTCAAACACCCGATTAAAAGCACAGGGATTTATGAGATTGAAGTCAAGCTTGGATCGGGGATTGTGGGCGTGTTTAAAATTGATGTGGTGGCTGAGTAG
- the hslV gene encoding ATP-dependent protease subunit HslV, translated as MFEATTILGYRGEMGGKKFALIGGDGQVTLGNCVVKANATKIRSLYHNQVLSGFAGSTADAFSLFDMFERILESKKGDLFKSVVDFSKEWRKDKYLRRLEAMMIVLNLDHIFILSGTGDVLEAEDNKIASIGSGGNYALSAARALDHFAHLEPRKLVEESLKIAGDLCIYTNTNIKILEL; from the coding sequence ATGTTTGAAGCGACGACGATTCTAGGCTATAGAGGGGAGATGGGGGGCAAGAAGTTCGCGCTCATTGGAGGCGATGGGCAGGTAACTTTGGGTAATTGCGTAGTCAAAGCCAATGCGACAAAAATCAGGAGCTTGTATCACAACCAGGTTTTAAGCGGGTTTGCCGGGAGCACTGCGGACGCTTTTAGTTTGTTTGATATGTTTGAACGCATTTTAGAGAGCAAAAAAGGGGATTTGTTTAAAAGCGTGGTGGATTTCAGCAAAGAATGGCGCAAGGATAAGTATTTACGCCGACTGGAAGCGATGATGATCGTTTTAAATTTGGATCACATTTTTATTTTGAGCGGCACGGGCGATGTTTTAGAGGCTGAAGACAATAAGATCGCCTCTATTGGGAGTGGGGGGAATTACGCCTTAAGCGCGGCTAGGGCTTTGGATCATTTCGCTCATTTAGAGCCTAGAAAACTCGTAGAAGAGTCCTTAAAAATCGCAGGGGATCTTTGCATTTACACCAACACAAATATTAAAATTTTGGAGCTTTAA